In one Andrena cerasifolii isolate SP2316 chromosome 2, iyAndCera1_principal, whole genome shotgun sequence genomic region, the following are encoded:
- the Stan gene encoding protocadherin-like wing polarity protein stan isoform X1: MGRWKRALPILATLLGLANAYLAVLPSSTPTGSVVFEAGVPQLGGRRRYEVSNERTAWFARKLLKVHPHTGRVTLARSLSCDGLQYPRIFTFYVDSTSSRLGRPTIDYYSLPLRILITGCGGENRDLAATRGWMAETLASYAMPSTERFTEVCLRTSQLVAALRDFLPQTALKECETRWGGVADPRFLIEGAAGDLVSATEQCLVDPLWKISVSMNLRCGMESRLTDAEHRLKIVFHHRQLDDTDLGRRVRRELKNQSPYFEQPLYVAAVEEEKDPGVYVTSVRARDPEGGTVRYSMSSLLDARSQALLVLDPDTGRVTTRSRLDRESVDVHYFRVLAVDDSFPPRTGTTTLQVNVLDNNDHAPSFEWPEYDASVREGVPVGSTVVTVKATDQDAGRNAEVEYSILSTTTGTDTVNPEDVLIFRIDPRSGVVTTRTPLDREKTEVYTVILSVSDQATPPSARKTANAILVVRVLDDNDNYPQFTERTYSVWIPEDLDYTANPVVARIRATDADAGNNAAVRYAIIGGNTQNTFSIDSMSGDVALVKPLDYESTRSYKIVIRAQDGGSPARSNTTQLLVHVKDVNDNAPRFYTSHFQESVSENVPVGYSMLRIQAYDADEGVNAQIKYTIGARDFSGASTENFPITVNTETGWIYTTKQLDREQCSRYQFTVVAADSGEQPKSASATVILTVTDVNDNDPYFDPKNYEAVVSEDDPPGTPVTSVTATDPDEDARIHYEITAGNTRGRFSIASQNGRGLITIAQPLDYKQEKRFVLTVTASDSGGRTDTALVYVNISDANNFSPVFENAPYSVSVFEDAPIGTTVLVVSATDSDVGKNAQVTYSLDSDSGDQAVSEFTINPQTGAITTTKPLDREQVPAYLLTVTARDGGVPPLSDTTDVEISVTDVNDNAPTFEAPQYQGSIPEDVLVGTSVLRVSATDADTDLNGRVRFALEDDGDGAFAVDSTTGIVRTAKPLDRESVARYTLKAVAMDRGSPSLSSVVPVTIKIEDVNDSPPAFENDKIVLYIAENSPVGSTVGEIYAHDPDEGPNAVVQYSVIGGEDSNSFALNIRPGADRAELITLEELDYESPKKKFELVVRAASPPLRSDALVQILVTDVNDNAPVLKDFQIIFNNFKDFFPTSSIGKIPAVDADVTDKLTYTILAGNNANLIDLNRTTGEIRLSPQLNTNVPRVATMEVSVTDGINEVKATMTLSVRLITDKMLLNSITVRLDDMTAEAFLSPLLGYFLDGLAAIIPCPRENIFLFSIQEDANVHGKILNVSFSARKVEPGVSDEFYSPQFLQERVYLNRGILARLATVTVLPFDDNLCVREPCLNFEECLTVLKFGNASGFASSDTVLFRPIYPVTTFACRCAKGFTGSKESYLCDTEVNLCYSNPCLNGGTCYRREGGYACSCSAELAGENCEISLGKDSCTPGVCKEGSQCTIKTTGGFTCEGCPVTTLESVTPLCELKARSFGPATFLTFASLRQRNRLHIRLRFATESANGLLLYNGRYNEKHDFVALEIIESQVQFSFSLGDEVTRASASVPGGISDGQWHEVEVSYINRTVTISLDNCDVALALEYGGRLGSRWSCAGRSEQVLEDRCSIVTETCHRFLDLTGPLQLGGLPAIPSSFQIRNKDFVGCISDLRVDHRFIDLNSFVADNGTNPGCPEKASFCASTPCRNNGKCREVWSGFVCECQENFAGPTCADEVGKPWNFHGDGMLSFNPLLRPIQLPWLTALSLRTRAKQAFLMNVQIGQNSSALLEIREGRLIAFLDGAEIVQTSSSVADGQWHRVEIMWQSGQVSLDIDYRNRPGSSPLPAKLQGLYVGRILVGGPEQSTNTELPFFDGCLQDIRIGSNQSVLLRPTVQENVGTGCSSADECNVDCPEASVCVPKWQASECVCVAGRVGRDCEQVCDLNPCNNTGICMEDTDSHRGYRCECNSPEYSGDYCEIKADQPCPATWWGSPVCGPCHCDESKGYDPACNKTTGECYCKENHYQPSGRKECIPCECYATGSFGPRCDTETGQCRCRVGVIGRSCTACPNPYAEVTLRGCEVVYDGCPRSYAEGLWWPRTKFGMTAVEDCPDTAEGKTSRSCDDKLGGWQEPDLFNCTSEAFIEQRHQLAALETRDLTLNTYVAVKIARDVHEAVNLTKNMYGADLLIAESLLVALLRYEESLVGLNLTHSQDKDYVSHLVGIASSIFKAKYMDKWDRIETLNGDTPDKVLDAMANYLRTLTASQHDTFTNPFEVVDTNVVLGLDVVTSESLFGYETAEYKEDPSASTARPTEADQKVVIPDTSDFLSSPTHFGPSITFPKYNNYMADPSRFDPYSKIRVPLSVLGIKSVMQGELNAKKSLVNQKAVLSYVQYKQLGALLPQRFDDSVSVRWGVEVAVGSPVVTVSVLVPSESGYESLTGIPLQSPVQISLWLIERDDLKTRTNPQCVHWSTARGIGEWSRMGCTTEIEDDSLSFGTTVNCSCLQLSTFALLTDVLDLEYVPEPSLLEDVTSYSAFMLALPLLLSALLILSLIRGGGTNSNSIHKNLVMCVFIAEVLYLIALKARSPLVSNEFPCKLTAIGLHYAWLSTFSWTLVDSIHLYRMLTEMRDVNHGQMRFYYTMGYGAPAIIVGLTIGVRADQYGNFYFCWLSIYETVIWSLIGPVCLAVFLNFCILIMSVRAAFTLKEHILGFGNLRTLLWLSVASLPLLGSTWTLTVLNASENSPTLSYLLSISIVVHAAFSLIGYCFINGRVRRNLYLSVLRCIGKKTPLLEGSMGNGSSSQNVNGHSRSALAYSSTYSGAESVCRRVHVGVSTSSTTSRSTNKTGSSPYRSDTHLRHTSTSTSNYNSDRDPYMSSRSHRSALHSRQEATEPRSQRRDSESDSDGSQAEGGGRSLDLASSHSSDEEDVTSRSHRNMGVSTQQPVTHSYLPNIHANPTEHLNILCSNTELFPNIKPIYAPRWSSQLPEAYLSSNVMDVRGSQWSGGTISDNEMASNKTSSPNPLPYPDISSPQKSQPDENYSEGEEKLHHLGEKYLFPYTAEEDHTVSPTPYMLPMASRILASSMSHHSQNSNHENMSGSEKYGSLKRGQSLHGSQHDNLSGSERYGSLKRGKMTPTVLEDSPEYILPMSGRILSSSLTHDLQHSNELAALRQQQQQQQYEQTITETEKDTNAETSV, encoded by the exons GTTCACCGAGGTCTGCCTTCGAACATCGCAGCTGGTGGCAGCCCTCCGTGACTTCTTACCGCAGACAGCCCTGAAGGAGTGCGAAACCAGATGGGGCGGGGTTGCAGACCCAAGGTTCCTCATCGAAGGAGCAGCCGGCGACCTGGTCTCGGCCACGGAGCAATGTCTAGTTGACCCTCTATGGAAGATCTCGGTGTCGATGAACCTGCGCTGCGGCATGGAGTCCCGCTTAACCGACGCGGAGCACCGATTGAAGATCGTATTCCACCACCGTCAACTAGACGACACAGACCTGGGCCGACGCGTTAGAAGAGAGCTGAAGAACCAGTCGCCCTACTTCGAGCAGCCTCTGTACGTAGCCGCCGTAGAAGAGGAGAAAGACCCAGGGGTGTACGTGACCTCCGTGCGCGCCAGAGACCCCGAAGGCGGCACGGTGCGCTACTCCATGAGCTCCCTGTTGGATGCCCGGTCCCAGGCGTTGCTGGTCCTGGACCCAGACACCGGAAGGGTCACCACGCGCTCCAGGCTAGACAGAGAGAGCGTAGACGTGCACTACTTCAGGGTGCTCGCCGTGGACGACTCGTTCCCACCGAGAACAGGCACCACCACTTTACAAGTGAACGTTCTGGACAACAACGACCACGCGCCCAGCTTCGAGTGGCCGGAGTATGACGCCTCGGTCAGAGAGGGCGTTCCAGTCGGCTCCACCGTGGTGACGGTTAAGGCGACTGACCAGGACGCGGGCAGGAACGCCGAGGTGGAGTACTCTATCCTCTCCACCACCACTGGCACCGACACTGTGAACCCTGAAGACGTTCTGATATTCAGGATAGACCCAAGGTCAGGGGTAGTCACCACGCGCACGCCTCTGGACAGAGAGAAGACTGAGGTCTACACGGTTATCCTAAGCGTGTCTGACCAAGCAACGCCTCCCTCAGCGAGGAAAACCGCCAATGCCATCCTTGTTGTCCGAGTTCTGGATGACAACGATAACTATCCTCAGTTTACCGAACGAACTTACTCTGTCTGGATACCTGAGGATCTGGATTATACAGCCAACCCTGTGGTGGCTCGTATAAGAGCTACTGATGCTGATGCTGGGAACAATGCTGCTGTGAGATACGCTATCATCGGCGGGAACACGCAAAATACTTTTTCTATTGACTCTATGAGCGGCGATGTTGCTTTGGTCAAGCCTCTGGATTATGAGTCCACTAGGAGCTATAAGATAGTGATACGGGCGCAGGATGGAGGGTCACCGGCTAGGTCTAATACTACTCAGCTGCTCGTGCACGTGAAGGATGTTAATGATAATGCACCGAGGTTCTATACAAGTCATTTCCAAGAGTCTGTGTCGGAGAATGTGCCTGTGGGGTACTCGATGCTGAGGATACAGGCGTACGATGCTGATGAGGGTGTAAATGCACAGATTAAGTACACTATCGGGGCGAGGGATTTCTCTGGGGCCTCCACTGAGAACTTCCCTATCACTGTGAACACGGAGACTGGGTGGATTTATACGACTAAACAGCTGGACCGCGAACAGTGCTCCAG GTACCAATTCACCGTGGTAGCAGCAGATTCTGGCGAGCAGCCCAAATCAGCTAGCGCCACAGTGATCCTCACTGTCACCGACGTCAACGACAACGACCCTTACTTTGACCCAAAGAATTACGAGGCAGTGGTATCTGAGGACGACCCACCAGGCACCCCAGTCACTTCAGTCACAGCGACGGATCCCGACGAGGACGCCAGGATACACTACGAGATCACCGCTGGCAACACAAGGGGCCGTTTCTCCATCGCGTCGCAAAACGGACGGGGACTGATCACAATAGCCCAGCCGCTCGATTACAAGCAAGAGAAGAGGTTTGTGCTGACCGTTACTGCGTCTGACAGCGGTGGCAGAACCGACACCGCCTTGGTGTACGTCAACATCTCGGACGCAAACAACTTCTCGCCGGTTTTCGAGAACGCCCCTTACTCTGTCTCCGTGTTCGAGGACGCCCCTATTGGGACCACTGTCCTGGTCGTCAGCGCGACCGATTCTGACGTCGGGAAGAACGCTCAAGTCACTTACAGCTTGGATAGCGACAGCGGAGACCAAGCTGTCTCGGAGTTTACTATTAATCCTCAAACTGGGGCGATAACGACGACCAAGCCACTCGACCGCGAGCAAGTGCCCGCGTACCTGTTGACTGTCACTGCTAGGGACGGCGGTGTGCCGCCTCTTTCGGACACGACGGACGTGGAAATATCTGTGACAGACGTGAATGATAATGCGCCGACCTTCGAGGCTCCACAGTACCAGGGCTCCATCCCTGAGGACGTTCTAGTTGGCACCAGCGTGCTGAGGGTTTCTGCTACTGACGCGGATACTGACCTTAATGGCAGG GTGAGATTCGCACTGGAAGACGACGGTGACGGTGCCTTCGCCGTAGACTCGACCACAGGAATAGTTAGAACAGCGAAACCCTTGGACAGAGAGTCCGTAGCGAGGTACACCTTGAAAGCTGTGGCCATGGACAGAGGCTCGCCTTCTCTGTCTTCCGTGGTACCAGTGACCATCAAGATAGAGGACGTCAACGACTCGCCACCTGCCTTCGAGAATGACAAAATCGTCCTCTACATAGCGGAGAATTCCCCAGTAGGCTCTACCGTCGGCGAGATCTACGCGCACGATCCCGACGAGGGTCCCAACGCAGTGGTGCAGTACTCTGTCATAGGTGGTGAGGACTCCAACAGCTTCGCTCTGAATATCCGCCCCGGGGCGGATCGAGCGGAGCTGATCACCCTGGAGGAGCTAGATTACGAGTCACCAAAGAAGAAATTCGAGCTAGTGGTGCGCGCTGCCTCGCCACCGCTTAGGTCGGACGCTTTGGTCCAGATACTAGTAACCGACGTGAATGACAACGCGCCAGTGTTGAAGGACTTTCAGATCATCTTCAACAACTTCAAGGACTTCTTCCCGACCAGCTCCATTGGAAAGATACCAGCCGTGGACGCGGACGTGACTGACAAACTGACCTATACCATCCTGGCTGGCAACAATGCGAACTTAATTGACTTGAATAGGACCACGGGTGAGATACGGCTCTCCCCTCAGTTGAACACGAACGTGCCACGCGTGGCGACCATGGAGGTGTCTGTCACGGACGGTATCAACGAGGTGAAGGCAACAATGACCCTCTCCGTCCGCCTAATTACCGATAAAATGCTTCTGAACTCGATCACTGTGAGACTGGACGACATGACCGCGGAAGCTTTTCTCAGTCCCCTGCTGGGGTACTTCCTGGACGGCCTGGCGGCCATCATACCCTGCCCCAGGGAGAACATCTTCCTCTTCAGCATCCAAGAGGATGCGAACGTTCACGGGAAGATTCTAAACGTGAGCTTCTCCGCACGCAAGGTGGAGCCAGGTGTGTCAGACGAGTTTTACAGTCCGCAGTTCCTTCAAGAACGCGTGTACCTGAACAGAGGTATACTAGCCAGGTTGGCTACAGTCACGGTGCTGCCATTCGACGACAATCTATGCGTAAGGGAACCTTGCCTGAACTTCGAGGAGTGTCTAACTGTGCTGAAGTTCGGGAACGCCTCTGGCTTCGCTAGCAGCGACACGGTGCTCTTTAGACCCATATACCCCGTGACAACGTTCGCGTGCAGGTGCGCTAAGGGCTTCACGGGTAGCAAAGAGTCTTACCTATGCGACACCGAGGTAAATCTGTGCTACTCCAACCCCTGCCTGAACGGCGGGACCTGTTACCGAAGAGAAGGAGGCTACGCTTGCTCCTGCAGCGCGGAATTGGCTGGAGAGAACTGCGAGATCTCACTGGGCAAGGACTCCTGCACCCCAGGGGTTTGCAAGGAAGGTTCTCAGTGCACCATCAAAACCACAGGAGGCTTCACTTGCGAGGGTTGCCCTGTAACGACTCTAGAAAGCGTGACGCCTCTGTGCGAGCTGAAGGCTCGCAGCTTTGGACCGGCCACCTTCCTCACGTTCGCCTCCCTGAGGCAGAGGAACAGGCTGCACATCAGGCTGAGGTTCGCGACAGAGTCAGCCAACGGCCTCCTGCTTTACAATGGTCGCTACAACGAGAAGCACGACTTCGTGGCCTTGGAAATCATAGAGTCCCAGGTGCAATTCAGCTTCTCCCTCGGGGACGAGGTGACCAGAGCCAGCGCCAGCGTCCCCGGTGGGATCTCTGACGGCCAGTGGCACGAGGTGGAGGTCTCCTACATAAACAGGACCGTGACAATCTCCCTGGATAACTGTGACGTCGCTCTGGCTTTGGAGTACGGAGGTAGGCTAGGTTCCAGGTGGTCCTGCGCTGGCAGAAGCGAACAGGTGCTCGAAGATCGCTGCAGCATCGTCACGGAGACCTGCCACCGCTTTCTGGACCTAACCGGGCCACTGCAATTGGGCGGTCTGCCTGCTATACCCTCCAGCTTTCAAATCAGAAACAAGGACTTCGTAGGCTGCATCAGCGACCTCCGCGTCGACCACAGGTTCATCGATCTCAACTCCTTCGTAGCAGATAACGGGACCAACCCAGGCTGCCCAGAGAAGGCCTCCTTCTGCGCCTCCACTCCGTGCAGGAATAACGGCAAGTGCCGAGAAGTATGGTCAGGCTTCGTCTGCGAGTGCCAGGAGAACTTCGCCGGGCCCACGTGCGCGGACGAAGTCGGCAAGCCCTGGAACTTCCACGGAGACGGTATGCTCAGCTTCAACCCCCTCCTCAGGCCCATTCAGCTACCCTGGTTGACAGCCCTCAGCCTCAGAACGCGAGCTAAGCAGGCGTTCCTCATGAACGTGCAGATAGGTCAGAACAGTTCCGCGTTGCTGGAGATCCGAGAAGGGAGGCTGATCGCCTTCCTAGATGGCGCGGAGATAGTTCAGACCTCGAGCAGCGTAGCTGACGGCCAGTGGCACAGAGTTGAGATCATGTGGCAGAGTGGTCAAGTGTCCCTGGACATAGACTACCGCAACAGACCAGGCTCGTCGCCTCTGCCAGCGAAGCTGCAAGGCCTCTACGTGGGCAGGATCCTTGTGGGTGGGCCAGAGCAGTCGACGAATACAGAATTACCGTTTTTCGACGGATGCCTTCAGGACATCCGTATAGGCAGCAATCAGAGCGTCTTGCTGCGGCCTACTGTTCAGGAGAACGTTGGGACAGGATGTAGCTCCGCGGACGAGTGCAACGTCGACTGTCCAGAGGCCTCCGTCTGCGTCCCCAAGTGGCAGGCTAGTGAGTGTGTCTGCGTTGCCGGGCGAGTGGGTCGCGACTGCGAGCAGGTCTGCGATTTGAATCCCTGTAACAACACTGGTATTTGCATGGAGGACACTGATTCGCATAGAGGGTACAGGTGCGAGTGCAATTCGCCGGAGTACTCCGGAGATTACTGCGAGATCAAGGCTGACCAACCCTGCCCTGCTACCTGGTGGGGCTCACCAGTCTGTGGTCCCTGCCACTGTGACGAGTCCAAGGGCTACGACCCCGCCTGCAACAAGACCACAGGCGAGTGTTATTGTAAGGAGAATCACTACCAGCCTTCTGGCAGAAAGGAGTGCATCCCCTGCGAGTGCTACGCCACTGGCAGCTTCGGTCCCCGCTGTGACACCGAAACCGGACAGTGCAGATGTAGAGTGGGAGTTATCGGACGATCCTGCACCGCCTGCCCGAATCCTTACGCGGAGGTCACTCTTCGGGGTTGCGAGGTGGTGTACGACGGGTGCCCCAGGTCCTACGCCGAGGGCCTCTGGTGGCCTAGAACCAAGTTCGGAATGACTGCTGTGGAGGATTGTCCGGATACTGCGGAAGGGAAGACTTCTAGGTCCTGCGATGACAAATTAGGAGGCTGGCAGGAGCCTGATCTCTTTAATTGCACTTCTGAAGCTTTCATCGAACAGAGGCACCAGCTGGCTGCTCTGGAGACCAGAGATCTCACGCTGAACACTTATGTGGCTGTTAAGATTGCTAGGGACGTGCACGAGGCGGTGAACCTGACTAAGAATATGTATGGGGCGGATTTATTGATCGCTGAGAGTTTGCTTGTCGCTCTGCTGCGGTACGAGGAGAGCTTGGTGGGGTTGAATTTGACTCACAGCCAGGATAAGGATTATGTGTCGCACCTGGTTGGCATCGCCAGCAGTATATTCAAGGCTAAGTATATGGACAAGTGGGATAGGATTGAGACTCTGAACGGGGATACTCCTGATAAGGTTCTTGATGCCATGGCGAATTACTTGAGGACCTTGACTGCGTCGCAGCACGACACCTTCACCAATCCCTTTGAAGTGGTGGATACTAATGTTG TGCTAGGTCTGGACGTGGTGACTTCGGAGAGCTTGTTCGGCTATGAAACAGCAGAGTACAAGGAAGACCCATCAGCCTCCACGGCCAGACCAACCGAGGCTGATCAGAAAGTCGTCATACCCGACACTTCGGACTTCCTATCCTCGCCCACGCATTTCGGCCCCTCGATCACGTTCCCAAAGTACAATAATTACATGGCTGATCCAAGTAGATTCGATCCGTACTCGAAGATACGCGTGCCCCTCAGCGTGCTGGGCATCAAGTCTGTGATGCAAGGGGAATTGAATGCTAAGAAAAGCTTGGTCAATCAGAAGGCTGTGCTGAGTTATGTGCAATATAAACAATTGGGTGCCTTGTTGCCTCAAAG ATTCGACGACTCTGTGTCTGTCAGATGGGGCGTAGAAGTAGCAGTAGGATCTCCAGTTGTAACAGTGTCCGTCTTAGTTCCCTCCGAAAGCGGTTACGAATCCCTCACCGGGATTCCTCTGCAATCCCCAGTTCAGATCAGCCTCTGGCTCATCGAGAGGGACGATCTGAAGACCAGGACCAATCCCCAGTGCGTGCATTGGAGTACAGCAAGAGG AATTGGCGAATGGAGCCGAATGGGCTGCACCACGGAGATTGAGGACGACTCCCTGTCCTTTGGCACCACTGTCAACTGCTCCTGCTTACAACTTTCCACCTTCGCGCTTTTAACTGACGTGCTCGACTTAGAGTACGTCCCGGAGCCGTCTCTGTTAGAAGACGTGACGAGCTACAGCGCATTTATGCTCGCGTTGCCTTTACTGTTATCCGCGCTGCTCATCCTGTCCCTCATCAGAGGTGGCGGCACGAATTCTAACAGCATCCACAAGAACCTGGTAATGTGCGTGTTCATCGCCGAGGTGCTGTACTTGATCGCGCTGAAAGCCAGGAGCCCTCTAGTCTCCAACGAATTCCCGTGCAAGCTGACCGCGATCGGTCTTCATTACGCCTGGCTGAGCACCTTCTCGTGGACTCTGGTGGACTCTATTCATCTGTATCGAATGCTCACGGAGATGAGGGACGTGAATCATGGGCAGATGAGGTTTTATTACACCATGGGATATGGAGCGCCAGCTATTATTGTTGGACTGACTATCGGCGTCAGGGCTGACCAGTATGGGAACTTTTACTT TTGCTGGCTGTCCATCTACGAGACTGTGATTTGGTCTTTGATAGGGCCAGTCTGCCTGGCAGTGTTTCTCAATTTTTGTATTCTAATAATGTCTGTGAGGGCAGCTTTCACGTTGAAGGAGCACATCCTGGGTTTTGGGAATCTGAGAACGTTGCTTTGGCTGTCTGTCGCTTCACTGCCTTTGTTAGGGTCCACGTGGACTTTGACTGTCCTTAATGCGTCTGAGAATTCTCCAACGTTGTCTTACCTGCTGAGTATATCGATTGTTGTTCACGCGGCGTTCAGTTTGATCGGTTACTGCTTTATTAATGGCAGGGTGAGGAGAAATCTGTATCTGAGCGTGCTGAGGTGTATTGGGAAGAAGACGCCTTTGCTGGAGGGGAGCATGGGGAATGGGAGCAGCAGTCAGAACGTGAATGGTCACTCG CGATCTGCGTTAGCATACTCCTCGACCTACAGTGGAGCGGAGTCAGTGTGTAGACGGGTCCACGTGGGGGTTTCGACGAGCAGTACAACTTCTCGAAGTACAAACAAGACTGGGTCCAGTCCGTATCGCAGCGACACGCACTTGAGGCACACGTCGACCTCTACAAGTAACTACAACAGCGATAGGGATCCCTACATGTCCTCTAGGAGTCACCGATCGGCTCTACATTCCAGACAAG AAGCGACGGAGCCAAGGAGTCAACGGAGGGACTCTGAATCGGATTCGGATGGTTCCCAAGCGGAGGGTGGAGGGAGGAGCCTGGACCTAGCGAGTTCCCACAGCTCCGACGAAGAAGACGTCACGTCGAGGTCCCACAGGAACATGGGCGTCTCCACCCAGCAGCCTGTCACGCACAGCTACCTGCCCAACATCCACGCCAACCCCACCGAACACTTGAACATACTTTGCTCAAACACAGAACTCTTCCCGAACATTAAACCGATCTATGCGCCCAGATGGAGTTCCCAATTACCAGAGGCGTACTTATCGTCCAATG TAATGGATGTTCGAGGAAGCCAGTGGTCGGGGGGCACCATCTCCGACAACGAAATGGCTTCGAACAAGACATCCAGTCCGAATCCACTGCCTTACCCTGATATCAGTTCGCCCCAAAAGAGCCAGCCGGATGAAAATTACTCGGAGGGCGAGGAGAAGCTCCACCACCTAGGGGAGAAGTATTTGTTCCCCTACACCGCTGAGGAAGATCACACAGTGTCGCCCACCCCGTACATGCTGCCCATGGCTTCCCGCATTCTTGCGTCCAGCATGAGCCACCACTCCCAGAACTCTAACCACGAGAACATGAGCGGCTCGGAGAAGTACGGAAGCTTGAAGCGAGGCCAGAGCCTGCACGGGTCTCAGCACGACAATCTTAGTGGTTCGGAGAGATATGGTAGCTTGAAACGAGGGAAAATGACCCCGACAGTGTTGGAGGACTCGCCGGAGTATATTTTACCCATGAGTGGGAGAATACTGTCCAGCTCGTTGACCCACGATCTGCAGCACAGCAACGAGTTGGCTGCGCTCaggcagcagcaacagcagcagcagtacGAGCAGACTATCACTGAAACCGA GAAGGATACTAATGCGGAAACGTCAGTGTGA